A section of the Lepus europaeus isolate LE1 chromosome 10, mLepTim1.pri, whole genome shotgun sequence genome encodes:
- the SCRT2 gene encoding transcriptional repressor scratch 2 translates to MPRSFLVKKIKGDGFQCSGAPAPTYHPLETAYVLPGARGPPGDNGYAPHCLPPSSYDADQKPGLELAPAEPAYPPAAPEEYSDPESPQSSLSARYFRGEAAVTDSYSMDAFFISDGRSRRRRGGGGGDAGGAGDGGGGGGGAGGRAGRTGASAGGGHRHACAECGKTYATSSNLSRHKQTHRSLDSQLARKCPTCGKAYVSMPALAMHVLTHNLRHKCGVCGKAFSRPWLLQGHMRSHTGEKPFGCAHCGKAFADRSNLRAHMQTHSAFKHYRCRQCDKSFALKSYLHKHCEAACVKGAEPPPPPPAGAAS, encoded by the exons ATGCCGCGCTCCTTCCTGGTGAAGAAGATCAAAGGGGACGGCTTCCAGTGCAGCggggcgccggcccccacctaCCACCCCTTGGAGACTGCCTACGTGCTGCCTGGCGCCCGGGGGCCTCCCGGGGACAACG GTTACGCCCCGCACTGCCTGCCTCCGAGCAGCTACGATGCCGACCAAAAGCCTGGCCTGGAGCTGGCGCCGGCAGAGCCCGCGTACCCGCCGGCGGCGCCGGAGGAATACAGCGACCCCGAGAGCCCGCAGTCGAGCCTGTCGGCGCGCTACTTCCGCGGGGAGGCGGCCGTGACCGACAGTTACTCCATGGACGCCTTCTTCATCTCGGACGGGCGCTCGCGGcggcgccggggcgggggcggcggggacgCGGGCGGCGCCGGGGAcggtggcggcggcggtggcggcgccgGGGGGCGCGCGGGGCGCACGGGGGCGTCGGCGGGCGGCGGGCACCGGCACGCGTGCGCCGAGTGCGGCAAGACGTACGCCACGTCGTCGAACCTGAGCCGCCACAAGCAGACGCACCGCAGCCTGGACAGCCAGCTGGCGCGCAAGTGCCCGACGTGCGGCAAGGCGTACGTGTCCATGCCCGCGCTCGCCATGCACGTGCTGACACACAACCTGCGCCACAAGTGCGGCGTGTGCGGCAAGGCCTTCTcgcggccctggctgctgcagggccaCATGCGCTCGCACACGGGCGAGAAGCCGTTCGGCTGCGCGCACTGCGGCAAGGCCTTCGCCGACCGCTCCAACCTGCGCGCGCACATGCAGACGCACTCGGCGTTCAAGCACTACCGCTGCCGCCAGTGCGACAAGAGCTTCGCGCTCAAGTCCTACCTCCACAAGCACTGCGAGGCCGCCTGCGTCAAGGGCGCcgagccgcc